The proteins below come from a single Saccharopolyspora sp. SCSIO 74807 genomic window:
- the sfnG gene encoding dimethylsulfone monooxygenase SfnG produces MSEDKPAEPLKFAYWVPNVSGGLVTSTIEQRTEFSYDYNKRLAVLAERSGFEYALSQVRYASSYSAAEQHDPAAFSLGLLTETERLKLIVAAHPGLWHPAILAKFGITADIISQGRFAVNIVSGWFKGEFTGLGEPWLEHDERYRRTEEFIRVLRGLWTQPNFELAGDFYRIRDFSLRPQPYQVPGRPHPEIFQGGNSTAARRLAGRVSDWYFSNGKDFDGFSEQVADVREHAAANRHTVRFGLNGFLIARETESEAKAVLREIVDKADTEAVEGFRKSVQQAGNSTSDGKGMWADSEFADLVQYNDGFRTGLIGTPEQIAHRIIEYKKRGANLILLGFLHYLEDVEHFGQHVLPIVRELEAELDRKGDPVGAAV; encoded by the coding sequence GTGTCCGAAGACAAGCCCGCCGAACCGCTGAAGTTCGCCTACTGGGTGCCCAACGTCAGCGGCGGCCTGGTCACCAGCACCATCGAACAGCGCACCGAGTTCAGCTACGACTACAACAAGCGGCTCGCGGTGCTCGCCGAGCGCAGCGGGTTCGAGTACGCGCTCAGCCAGGTCCGCTACGCCTCCAGCTACAGCGCCGCCGAGCAGCACGATCCGGCGGCGTTCAGCCTCGGCCTGCTCACCGAGACCGAGCGGCTGAAGCTGATCGTGGCCGCGCACCCCGGGCTGTGGCACCCGGCGATCCTGGCGAAGTTCGGGATCACCGCAGACATCATCTCGCAGGGCCGGTTCGCGGTGAACATCGTCAGCGGCTGGTTCAAGGGCGAGTTCACCGGCCTCGGCGAGCCGTGGCTGGAGCACGACGAGCGCTACCGGCGCACCGAGGAGTTCATCCGCGTGCTGCGCGGATTGTGGACGCAGCCGAACTTCGAGCTGGCAGGCGACTTCTACCGGATCCGCGACTTCAGCCTGCGCCCGCAGCCGTACCAGGTGCCCGGGCGGCCGCACCCGGAGATCTTCCAGGGCGGCAACTCCACCGCCGCACGGCGGCTGGCCGGGCGCGTGTCGGACTGGTACTTCAGCAACGGCAAGGACTTCGACGGTTTCTCCGAGCAGGTCGCCGACGTCCGCGAGCACGCGGCGGCGAACCGGCACACCGTCCGATTCGGACTCAACGGCTTCCTGATCGCCCGCGAGACCGAGTCCGAGGCCAAGGCCGTGCTGCGGGAGATCGTGGACAAGGCGGACACCGAGGCCGTGGAGGGCTTCCGCAAGTCCGTGCAGCAGGCCGGTAACTCCACATCGGACGGAAAGGGCATGTGGGCGGACTCCGAGTTCGCCGATCTGGTGCAGTACAACGACGGTTTCCGCACCGGGCTGATCGGCACCCCGGAGCAGATCGCGCACCGGATCATCGAGTACAAGAAGCGCGGCGCGAACCTGATCCTGCTGGGTTTCCTGCACTACCTCGAAGACGTCGAGCACTTCGGCCAGCACGTGCTGCCCATCGTCCGCGAGCTGGAAGCCGAACTGGACCGCAAGGGCGATCCCGTCGGCGCCGCTGTCTGA
- a CDS encoding nucleotide disphospho-sugar-binding domain-containing protein, producing the protein MRVLFTALAAYGHVHPLLPLAVAAREQGHEVAFATGRVMHDPLRAAGFEPIDAGASISEAGAEAARDLFGTELGELSPEQLPAVGAAAFGTVLPRRFLADLEPVLARFEPDLVVFEAATGGAELAARRAGVPAVAHGVGPAVDKGFEEHREQLAAVAAEVGLPVGKAAPYLDIYPPSLQDPAFRSRPERIEMRPRAFAEAGELPEPVLRRNRELGRNRQLVYLTFGTGFGTAETLRRGIDALAPLEADVLVAAGPAVDVAQLGDVPGNVLVERWVPQARLMPHIDLLVHHGGSGTTLGALSTGVPQLVLPRGADQFVNAAAVHDSGAGARLLPDEADASAIGAAARGLLADDRTRQVAGRISAEIAAMPAPEELAGRLPELARLS; encoded by the coding sequence ATGCGCGTCCTGTTCACCGCGCTCGCCGCGTACGGGCATGTTCATCCGCTGCTGCCGCTGGCCGTCGCCGCCCGCGAGCAAGGCCACGAGGTCGCTTTCGCGACCGGCCGGGTCATGCACGATCCGCTGCGCGCCGCGGGTTTCGAACCGATCGACGCCGGAGCGTCGATCAGCGAAGCGGGTGCGGAGGCCGCCAGGGACCTGTTCGGCACCGAACTCGGCGAGCTGTCGCCGGAGCAGTTGCCCGCGGTCGGGGCCGCGGCGTTCGGCACGGTGCTGCCGCGGCGCTTCCTCGCAGACCTGGAACCGGTGCTCGCCCGGTTCGAGCCCGACCTGGTGGTGTTCGAGGCCGCCACCGGCGGAGCGGAACTCGCCGCCCGGCGCGCCGGGGTGCCCGCCGTCGCGCACGGCGTCGGCCCTGCGGTCGACAAGGGATTCGAGGAGCACCGCGAGCAGCTGGCGGCGGTCGCCGCCGAGGTGGGTCTTCCCGTCGGGAAAGCGGCCCCTTACCTCGACATCTATCCGCCATCGCTGCAGGACCCCGCGTTCCGGTCCCGGCCGGAGCGGATCGAAATGCGTCCTCGGGCGTTCGCCGAAGCAGGCGAGCTGCCCGAGCCGGTGCTGCGCCGGAACAGGGAGTTGGGCCGCAACAGGCAGCTCGTGTACCTGACGTTCGGCACCGGGTTCGGCACCGCCGAGACGTTGCGCCGGGGGATCGACGCGCTGGCGCCGTTGGAAGCCGACGTGCTGGTCGCGGCCGGTCCGGCGGTGGACGTCGCGCAACTCGGGGATGTGCCGGGCAACGTGCTGGTCGAGCGATGGGTCCCGCAAGCGCGCCTAATGCCGCACATCGACCTGCTGGTGCACCACGGCGGCAGCGGCACGACGCTCGGCGCGTTGAGCACCGGTGTGCCGCAGCTCGTGCTGCCGCGCGGTGCCGACCAGTTCGTCAACGCCGCCGCGGTGCACGACTCCGGCGCCGGTGCGCGGCTGCTGCCCGACGAGGCCGATGCGTCCGCGATCGGGGCCGCGGCTCGCGGCCTGCTGGCGGACGACCGCACGCGGCAGGTCGCGGGCAGGATCTCGGCCGAGATCGCCGCGATGCCCGCACCGGAGGAACTCGCCGGGCGACTGCCGGAGCTGGCGCGGCTGTCGTGA
- a CDS encoding NUDIX hydrolase — MAKFSWHTRAVPAELPVRQVYGFLFAPDGRVLIRVDGGKHSLPGGRPEPGECGYVEVLRRETFEEVTLDITEPHYLGYQCVDDGVSPYAQVRMAARISGVHAPEPDPDNGRTYLRLLVHPAKAGDLLNWGETGHQQAVAAANAAVAVLGLPQDGLPASGYL, encoded by the coding sequence ATGGCGAAGTTCTCCTGGCACACCCGCGCCGTGCCTGCCGAGCTGCCGGTCCGGCAGGTCTACGGATTCCTGTTCGCCCCCGACGGCCGCGTGCTCATCCGGGTCGACGGCGGCAAGCACTCGCTGCCCGGCGGACGACCCGAACCGGGCGAGTGCGGCTACGTCGAGGTGCTGCGCAGGGAGACCTTCGAGGAGGTCACGCTGGACATCACCGAGCCGCACTACCTCGGCTACCAGTGCGTGGACGACGGCGTCTCCCCGTACGCGCAGGTGCGCATGGCCGCGCGGATCAGCGGGGTGCACGCCCCGGAGCCGGACCCGGACAACGGGCGGACCTACCTGCGGCTGCTGGTGCACCCGGCGAAAGCCGGTGACCTGCTCAACTGGGGCGAAACCGGGCACCAGCAGGCCGTGGCCGCGGCGAACGCGGCGGTCGCCGTGCTGGGCCTGCCGCAGGACGGCCTGCCCGCCAGCGGATATCTCTAG
- a CDS encoding CoA transferase subunit A — MARILALSEAIAELVADGDEVAMEGFTHLIPVAAGQEIIRQGREDLTLVRMTPDIVYDQLIGAGCARKLVFSWGGNPGVGSLHRFRDAVQNSWPVPLEIEEHSHAGMANRYAAGASGLPFAVLRGYTGTDLVEQTENIKTIRCPFTGETLAAVPALNPDVGIVHAQQADRAGNVQMWGITGVQKETVLASKRSLVTVEEIVDELTPRPGGVVLPKWAVTAVAEAPGGARPSYAQGFYERDNGYYQNWDAISRSREEFETWIEANVRTTAERSAR; from the coding sequence GTGGCACGCATCCTGGCGCTGTCCGAAGCCATCGCGGAGCTGGTCGCCGACGGCGACGAGGTCGCCATGGAGGGCTTCACCCATCTCATCCCCGTCGCGGCCGGGCAGGAGATCATTCGGCAGGGCCGCGAGGACCTCACGCTGGTGCGGATGACGCCGGACATCGTCTACGACCAGCTGATCGGCGCCGGGTGCGCGCGCAAGCTGGTGTTCTCCTGGGGCGGCAACCCCGGTGTCGGCTCGCTGCACCGGTTCCGCGATGCCGTGCAGAACTCCTGGCCGGTACCGCTGGAGATCGAGGAGCACAGCCACGCGGGCATGGCCAACCGCTACGCCGCGGGCGCCTCCGGGCTGCCGTTCGCGGTGCTGCGCGGCTACACCGGCACCGACCTGGTCGAGCAGACCGAGAACATCAAGACCATCCGGTGCCCGTTCACCGGCGAGACGCTGGCCGCGGTGCCCGCGCTGAACCCGGACGTCGGCATCGTGCACGCCCAGCAGGCCGACCGGGCGGGCAACGTGCAGATGTGGGGCATCACCGGGGTGCAGAAGGAGACCGTGCTCGCCTCGAAGCGTTCCCTGGTGACCGTCGAGGAGATCGTCGACGAGCTCACCCCGCGCCCCGGCGGTGTGGTGCTGCCGAAGTGGGCGGTGACCGCCGTCGCCGAAGCGCCCGGCGGAGCGCGCCCCTCCTACGCGCAGGGCTTCTACGAGCGCGACAACGGCTACTACCAGAACTGGGACGCGATCTCCCGCAGCCGCGAGGAATTCGAGACCTGGATCGAGGCGAACGTGCGGACCACCGCCGAGAGGAGCGCGCGATGA
- a CDS encoding response regulator transcription factor: MDTGDGVREEGAPDGAARGTRIALVDDHEVVRRGIADLLEDEADFEIVAEVGSVREALVRLPRANPDVAVLDVRLPDGNGIELCRELLTILPGVRCLVLTSFSDDEALLDAIMAGASGYVLKQVLGSDLRSAIRQVAAGRSLLDSRTTAAVLERQRRKQAQEDPLHRLTEQERAVLELIGVGMTNRQIAERMFLAEKTVKNYVSQLLAKLGMQRRTQAAVLATELRQGHHDK, encoded by the coding sequence ATGGACACAGGTGACGGCGTCCGGGAAGAGGGCGCACCGGACGGCGCCGCGCGCGGCACCCGGATCGCGCTCGTGGACGATCACGAGGTGGTGCGCCGCGGCATAGCCGATCTGCTGGAGGACGAAGCCGACTTCGAGATCGTCGCCGAGGTCGGCTCGGTGCGCGAAGCCCTCGTGCGGCTGCCGCGGGCGAATCCGGACGTGGCCGTGCTGGACGTGCGGCTGCCGGACGGCAACGGCATCGAGCTGTGCCGCGAACTGCTGACGATCCTGCCCGGCGTGCGGTGCCTGGTGCTGACCTCCTTCTCCGACGACGAGGCGCTGCTGGACGCGATCATGGCGGGTGCCTCCGGCTACGTGCTCAAGCAGGTGCTCGGCTCCGACCTGCGCTCGGCCATCCGGCAGGTCGCCGCGGGCCGGTCGCTGCTGGACTCGCGCACCACCGCGGCCGTGCTGGAGCGGCAGCGGCGCAAGCAGGCCCAGGAGGACCCGCTGCACCGGCTGACCGAGCAGGAACGCGCGGTGCTGGAGCTGATCGGCGTCGGCATGACCAATCGGCAGATCGCCGAGCGGATGTTCCTCGCCGAGAAGACGGTGAAGAACTACGTCTCCCAGCTGCTGGCCAAGCTCGGGATGCAACGCCGCACCCAGGCAGCGGTGCTGGCCACCGAACTGCGCCAGGGCCACCACGACAAGTGA
- a CDS encoding acyl-CoA dehydrogenase family protein — MSVTDDTATRWQQRPSTAQGWIERAQDVAALLATDAVARDRAGETPHAEVRLLKDAGLVTLLGPAEHGGGGQTWSTAYKVTREVAKGDGSIGQLLGYHYLWAWAVRLVGTDEQIEQVERLYTGEVLFFGGAVNPRDADVVITDDGAEIVFNGRKSFSTGGKVSDLTVLEGVLAGTDKHIFAIVPSDQDRIVFGDDWDNLGQRLTESGSVEIRDVRVPWESAAGYVDKEFRPLVYNTLNTPTIQLVFANFYLGIAQGALDVASSYTREKTRAWPYGGDNKESATEEFYVLDAYGDLQAKLWAAEALIDRAGGELEQLLHAERESVTAQQRGSAAVLIAAAKQRIVDTGLEIATKIYEVTGARATSNKAGLDIFWRNLRTHTLHDPVAYKRVEVGRYALLGEIPEPTWYT, encoded by the coding sequence ATGAGCGTTACCGACGACACCGCTACGCGCTGGCAGCAGCGCCCGAGCACCGCGCAGGGCTGGATCGAGCGGGCGCAGGACGTCGCCGCGCTGCTGGCCACCGACGCGGTCGCCCGCGACCGGGCGGGCGAGACCCCGCACGCCGAGGTCCGGCTGCTCAAGGACGCCGGGCTGGTCACCCTGCTCGGCCCCGCCGAGCACGGCGGGGGCGGGCAGACCTGGTCCACCGCGTACAAGGTCACCCGCGAGGTCGCCAAGGGCGACGGATCCATCGGCCAGCTGCTCGGCTACCACTACCTGTGGGCGTGGGCGGTGCGGCTGGTCGGCACCGACGAGCAGATCGAGCAGGTCGAGCGGCTCTACACCGGCGAGGTCCTGTTCTTCGGCGGGGCGGTCAACCCCCGCGACGCCGACGTGGTGATCACCGACGACGGCGCGGAAATCGTGTTCAACGGCCGCAAGTCGTTCTCCACCGGCGGCAAGGTCTCCGACCTGACCGTCCTGGAAGGCGTGCTGGCGGGCACCGACAAGCACATCTTCGCGATCGTGCCCTCCGACCAGGACCGCATCGTGTTCGGCGACGACTGGGACAACCTGGGCCAGCGGCTCACCGAGTCCGGCAGCGTCGAGATCCGCGACGTGCGGGTGCCGTGGGAATCGGCGGCGGGCTACGTGGACAAGGAATTCCGGCCGCTGGTCTACAACACGCTGAACACGCCCACCATCCAGCTGGTGTTCGCGAACTTCTACCTGGGCATCGCGCAGGGCGCGCTGGACGTGGCGAGTTCTTACACCCGGGAGAAGACCCGCGCCTGGCCCTACGGCGGGGACAACAAGGAAAGCGCCACCGAGGAGTTCTACGTCCTCGACGCCTACGGCGACCTGCAGGCCAAGCTGTGGGCGGCGGAGGCGCTGATCGACCGGGCGGGCGGCGAGCTGGAGCAACTGCTGCACGCCGAGCGCGAGTCGGTGACCGCGCAGCAGCGCGGCTCGGCGGCCGTGCTGATCGCGGCGGCGAAGCAGCGGATCGTGGACACCGGCCTGGAGATCGCGACCAAGATCTACGAGGTCACCGGTGCGCGGGCCACCTCGAACAAGGCGGGCCTGGACATCTTCTGGCGCAATCTGCGCACGCACACGCTGCACGACCCGGTGGCCTACAAGCGGGTCGAGGTCGGCCGCTACGCGTTGCTCGGCGAAATCCCGGAACCCACCTGGTACACCTGA